The Pseudomonas wenzhouensis genome has a segment encoding these proteins:
- the rpoC gene encoding DNA-directed RNA polymerase subunit beta' — translation MKDLLNLLKNQGQIEEFDAIRIGLASPDMIRSWSFGEVKKPETINYRTFKPERDGLFCAKIFGPVKDYECLCGKYKRLKHRGVICEKCGVEVALAKVRRERMAHIELASPVAHIWFLKSLPSRIGLLMDMTLRDIERVLYFESYVVIDPGMTTLEKGQLLNDEQYFEALEEFGDDFDARMGAEAVRELLHAIDLDHEIGRLREEIPQTNSETKIKKLSKRLKLMEAFKDSGNLPEWMVLTVLPVLPPDLRPLVPLDGGRFATSDLNDLYRRVINRNNRLKRLLDLAAPDIIVRNEKRMLQEAVDALLDNGRRGRAITGSNKRPLKSLADMIKGKQGRFRQNLLGKRVDYSGRSVITVGPYLRLHQCGLPKKMALELFKPFIFGKLEARGLATTIKAAKKMVERELPEVWDVLAEVIREHPVMLNRAPTLHRLGIQAFEPILIEGKAIQLHPLVCAAYNADFDGDQMAVHVPLTLEAQLEARALMMSTNNILSPASGEPIIVPSQDVVLGLYYMTREAVNAKGEGRVFADLQEVDRVFRAGEASLHARVKVRINETIKEKDGSITTNTRIVDTTVGRALLFQIVPAGLSYDVVNQSMKKKAISKLINQCYRTVGLKDTVIFADQLMYTGFAYSTISGVSIGVNDFVIPDEKARIIDAATEEVKEIESQYASGLVTQGEKYNKVIDLWSKANDEVSKAMMANLSKEAVVDREGKTVEQESFNSMYMMADSGARGSAAQIRQLAGMRGLMAKPDGSIIETPITANFREGLNVLQYFISTHGARKGLADTALKTANSGYLTRRLVDVAQDLVVTEIDCGTEHGLLMTPHIEGGDVVEPLGERVLGRVIAKDVFKPGTEDVIVPAGTLIDEQWVEFIELNSVDEVVVRSPITCETRYGICAKCYGRDLARGHQVNIGEAVGVIAAQSIGEPGTQLTMRTFHIGGAASRTSAADSVQVKNGGAIRLHNLKYVERVDGNLVAVSRSGELAVADEFGRERERYKLPYGAVISVKEGDKVDAGAIVAKWDPHTHPIVTEMKGIVTFVGMEEGITIKRQTDELTGLTNIEVLDPKDRPAAGKDIRPAIKMVDANGKELLLPGTDVPAQYFLPANALVGVADGAQIAVGDVIARIPQETSKTRDITGGLPRVADLFEARRPKEASILAEISGTISFGKETKGKRRLVITPTDGSDPYEELIPKWRHLNVFEGEQVNRGEVISDGPSDPHDILRLLGVSALAKYIVNEIQDVYRLQGVKINDKHIETILRQMLRKVEISESGDSSFIKGDQMELTQVLGENERLAEEDKFVAKYTRVLLGITKASLSTESFISAASFQETTRVLTEAAVTGKRDYLRGLKENVVVGRLIPAGTGLAYHSERKRKRDADKPVRVSASEVEAALTEALNSSGN, via the coding sequence TTGAAAGACCTACTGAATTTGCTGAAAAACCAGGGTCAGATCGAAGAGTTCGACGCCATCCGTATCGGATTGGCCTCGCCTGATATGATCCGTTCATGGTCATTCGGTGAAGTGAAAAAGCCAGAAACGATTAACTACCGTACGTTCAAACCTGAGCGCGATGGCCTGTTCTGCGCCAAGATCTTTGGCCCGGTCAAGGACTACGAGTGCCTGTGCGGCAAGTACAAGCGCCTCAAGCACCGCGGTGTGATTTGTGAGAAGTGTGGCGTTGAAGTCGCCCTGGCTAAGGTTCGTCGTGAGCGCATGGCGCACATCGAACTGGCCTCGCCGGTCGCCCACATCTGGTTCCTCAAGTCGCTGCCGTCCCGTATCGGCCTGCTGATGGACATGACCCTGCGTGACATCGAACGCGTGCTCTATTTCGAGAGCTACGTGGTCATCGACCCGGGCATGACCACCCTCGAGAAAGGTCAGCTGCTCAACGACGAGCAGTACTTCGAAGCCCTCGAAGAGTTCGGTGACGACTTCGATGCGCGCATGGGCGCCGAGGCCGTTCGTGAGCTGCTGCACGCCATCGACCTGGATCACGAGATCGGCCGCCTGCGTGAAGAGATTCCGCAGACCAACTCCGAGACCAAGATCAAGAAGCTATCCAAGCGCCTGAAGCTGATGGAAGCCTTCAAGGACTCTGGCAACCTGCCTGAGTGGATGGTGCTGACCGTTCTGCCGGTGCTGCCGCCGGATCTGCGCCCGCTGGTACCGCTCGATGGTGGCCGTTTCGCAACATCAGATCTGAACGATCTGTATCGTCGCGTGATCAACCGTAATAACCGTCTGAAACGTCTTCTGGATCTGGCTGCGCCAGACATCATCGTACGTAACGAAAAACGTATGTTGCAAGAAGCGGTTGATGCGCTGTTAGATAACGGTCGTCGTGGTCGTGCTATCACAGGTTCTAACAAACGTCCTCTGAAATCTTTGGCTGATATGATCAAAGGTAAACAAGGTCGTTTCCGTCAGAACTTACTTGGTAAGCGTGTTGACTACTCAGGTCGTTCTGTTATCACCGTAGGTCCATACCTGCGTCTGCATCAGTGCGGTCTGCCGAAGAAAATGGCTCTTGAGTTATTCAAACCATTTATTTTCGGCAAGCTGGAGGCCCGTGGTCTGGCGACCACCATCAAGGCCGCGAAGAAGATGGTCGAGCGTGAGCTGCCGGAGGTTTGGGACGTTCTCGCTGAAGTTATCCGCGAACACCCAGTCATGCTGAACCGTGCACCAACACTTCACCGTCTGGGTATCCAAGCGTTCGAACCAATTCTGATCGAAGGTAAAGCTATCCAATTGCACCCACTCGTTTGTGCGGCATACAACGCCGACTTCGATGGTGACCAAATGGCGGTACACGTTCCTCTGACTCTGGAAGCTCAGTTAGAAGCACGTGCGTTGATGATGTCAACCAACAACATCCTGTCACCTGCAAGTGGTGAGCCTATCATCGTTCCTTCTCAGGACGTTGTATTGGGTCTCTACTACATGACTCGTGAAGCCGTGAACGCCAAGGGCGAAGGTCGCGTCTTCGCCGACCTGCAGGAAGTCGATCGCGTGTTCCGCGCCGGCGAAGCGTCCCTGCACGCCCGCGTGAAAGTGCGCATCAACGAAACCATCAAAGAGAAAGATGGTTCGATCACCACGAACACCCGCATTGTCGACACCACCGTCGGCCGCGCGCTGCTGTTCCAGATCGTACCGGCTGGCCTGTCCTACGACGTGGTCAACCAGTCGATGAAGAAGAAGGCGATCTCCAAGCTGATCAACCAGTGCTACCGCACCGTGGGTCTGAAGGACACCGTCATCTTCGCTGACCAGCTGATGTACACCGGTTTCGCCTACTCGACCATCTCCGGTGTGTCGATCGGCGTGAACGACTTCGTCATCCCGGACGAGAAGGCGCGCATCATCGACGCCGCCACCGAGGAAGTGAAGGAAATCGAATCGCAGTACGCCTCCGGCCTGGTCACCCAGGGCGAGAAGTACAACAAGGTGATCGACCTCTGGTCGAAGGCCAACGATGAAGTGTCCAAGGCGATGATGGCCAACCTGTCGAAAGAGGCAGTGGTCGATCGTGAAGGCAAGACCGTTGAGCAGGAGTCCTTCAACTCCATGTACATGATGGCGGATTCCGGTGCTCGTGGTTCCGCCGCTCAGATCCGTCAGTTAGCGGGTATGCGTGGTCTGATGGCTAAGCCAGATGGCTCCATCATCGAAACACCAATCACGGCAAACTTCCGTGAAGGTCTTAACGTTCTCCAGTACTTTATTTCGACGCACGGTGCGCGTAAAGGTCTTGCCGATACCGCATTGAAAACAGCGAACTCTGGTTATCTGACTCGTCGTTTAGTCGACGTGGCGCAGGATCTGGTGGTGACCGAGATCGATTGCGGTACCGAGCACGGTCTGCTGATGACGCCGCACATCGAAGGCGGCGACGTGGTCGAACCGCTGGGTGAGCGCGTACTGGGTCGAGTGATCGCCAAGGACGTGTTCAAGCCTGGCACCGAGGACGTCATCGTTCCGGCCGGCACCCTGATCGACGAGCAGTGGGTCGAGTTCATCGAGCTGAACAGCGTCGACGAAGTGGTGGTGCGTTCGCCGATCACCTGCGAAACCCGCTACGGCATCTGCGCCAAGTGCTACGGCCGTGATCTGGCTCGTGGTCACCAGGTCAACATCGGTGAGGCGGTTGGCGTTATCGCGGCACAGTCAATCGGTGAGCCAGGTACACAGTTAACGATGCGTACGTTCCACATTGGTGGTGCTGCAAGCCGTACTTCGGCTGCCGACAGCGTCCAGGTGAAGAACGGTGGTGCGATCCGTCTGCACAACCTGAAGTACGTCGAGCGTGTCGATGGCAACCTGGTAGCGGTTTCCCGTTCCGGCGAGCTGGCTGTGGCCGACGAGTTCGGTCGTGAGCGTGAGCGCTACAAGCTGCCGTACGGTGCCGTGATCTCGGTGAAGGAAGGTGACAAGGTCGACGCTGGCGCCATCGTCGCCAAGTGGGACCCGCACACCCACCCGATCGTGACCGAAATGAAGGGTATCGTGACCTTCGTCGGCATGGAGGAGGGCATCACCATCAAGCGCCAGACCGACGAACTGACCGGTCTGACCAACATCGAAGTTCTCGATCCGAAGGATCGCCCGGCTGCTGGCAAGGACATCCGTCCGGCCATCAAGATGGTCGACGCCAACGGCAAGGAGCTGCTGCTGCCGGGTACCGATGTTCCCGCCCAGTACTTCCTGCCAGCCAACGCCCTGGTCGGGGTGGCGGATGGTGCGCAGATCGCGGTCGGTGACGTTATCGCCCGTATCCCGCAAGAGACCTCGAAAACTCGCGACATCACCGGTGGTCTGCCGCGCGTTGCCGACCTGTTCGAAGCCCGTCGTCCGAAGGAAGCGTCGATCCTGGCGGAAATCAGCGGCACCATTTCGTTCGGTAAAGAGACCAAGGGCAAGCGCCGTCTGGTCATCACCCCGACCGATGGTAGCGATCCATACGAGGAGCTGATTCCGAAGTGGCGTCACCTGAACGTCTTCGAAGGCGAACAAGTGAACCGCGGCGAAGTCATCTCCGACGGTCCGAGCGACCCGCACGATATCCTGCGTCTGCTGGGTGTCAGCGCGCTGGCCAAGTACATCGTCAACGAGATCCAGGACGTTTACCGTCTGCAGGGTGTGAAGATCAACGACAAGCACATCGAGACCATTCTGCGTCAGATGCTGCGCAAGGTTGAGATCAGCGAGTCCGGCGATTCGTCCTTCATCAAGGGCGACCAGATGGAGCTCACCCAGGTTCTGGGCGAGAACGAGCGTCTGGCCGAAGAGGACAAGTTCGTCGCCAAGTACACCCGTGTACTGCTGGGTATCACCAAGGCGTCGCTGTCCACTGAGTCGTTCATCTCGGCGGCGTCCTTCCAGGAAACCACTCGCGTCCTCACCGAGGCAGCGGTTACTGGCAAGCGCGACTACCTGCGTGGTCTGAAAGAGAACGTGGTCGTGGGTCGCCTGATCCCGGCCGGTACCGGTCTGGCCTATCACAGCGAGCGCAAGCGCAAGCGTGATGCCGACAAGCCGGTACGTGTCAGCGCCAGTGAGGTGGAAGCCGCACTGACCGAAGCGCTGAATTCCAGCGGAAATTGA
- the rpoB gene encoding DNA-directed RNA polymerase subunit beta has translation MAYSYTEKKRIRKDFSKLPDVMDVPYLLAIQLDSYREFLQQGVSKEQFRDIGLHAAFKSVFPIISYSGNAALEYVGYRLGEPAFDVKECVLRGVTFAVPLRVKVRLIIFDKESSNKAIKDIKEQEVYMGEIPLMTENGTFVINGTERVIVSQLHRSPGVFFDHDRGKTHSSGKLLYSARIIPYRGSWLDFEFDPKDAVFVRIDRRRKLPASVLLRALGYSTEEVLDAFYDTNVFHVKGEGLSLELVPQRLRGEVAVLDIKDASGKVIVEQGRRITARHINQLDKAGIKELEVPLDYVIGRTTAKAIVHPATGEIIAECNTELTADLLVKMAKAQVVRFETLYTNDIDCGPFISDTLKIDSTTNQLEALVEIYRMMRPGEPPTKDAAETLFNNLFFSAERYDLSAVGRMKFNRRIGRTEIEGSGVLSKEDIVAVLKTLVDIRNGKGIVDDIDHLGNRRVRCVGEMAENQFRVGLVRVERAVKERLSMAESEGLMPQDLINAKPVAAAVKEFFGSSQLSQFMDQNNPLSEITHKRRISALGPGGLTRERAGFEVRDVHPTHYGRVCPIETPEGPNIGLINSLAAYARTNQYGFLESPYRVVKEGQVTDEIVFLSAIEEADHVIAQASATLNDKGQLIDELVAVRHLNEFTVKAPEDVTLMDVSPKQVVSVAASLIPFLEHDDANRALMGANMQRQAVPTLRADKPLVGTGMERNVARDSGVCVVARRGGVIDSVDASRIVVRVNDDEVETGEAGVDIYNLTKYTRSNQNTCINQRPLVSKGDQVSRGDIMADGPSTDMGELALGQNMRVAFMPWNGYNFEDSICLSERVVQEDRFTTIHIQELTCVARDTKLGPEEISSDIPNVGEAALSKLDESGIVYIGAEVKGGDILVGKVTPKGETQLTPEEKLLRAIFGEKASDVKDTSLRVPTGTKGTVIDVQVFTRDGVERDSRALAIEKQQLDEIRKDLNEEFRIVEGATFERLRSALVGAIAEGGAGLKKGTAITDEFLDGLERGQWFKLRMADDALNEQLEKAQAYISDRRQMLDDKFEDKKRKLQQGDDLAPGVLKIVKVYLAIRRRIQPGDKMAGRHGNKGVVSVIMPVEDMPHDANGTPVDIVLNPLGVPSRMNIGQILETHLGLAAKGLGEKINRMLEEQRKVAELRKFLAEIYNEIGGRQENLDEFSDNEILELAKNLKGGVPMATAVFDGAKETEIKAMLKLADLPESGQMRLFDGRTGNQFERPTTVGYMYMLKLNHLVDDKMHARSTGSYSLVTQQPLGGKAQFGGQRFGEMEVWALEAYGAAYTLQEMLTVKSDDVNGRTKMYKNIVDGDHRMEPGMPESFNVLIKEIRSLGIDIDLETE, from the coding sequence ATGGCTTACTCATACACTGAGAAAAAACGTATCCGCAAGGACTTTAGCAAGTTGCCGGATGTCATGGATGTGCCTTACCTCCTGGCCATCCAGCTGGATTCCTATCGCGAATTCCTGCAGCAAGGGGTGAGCAAGGAACAATTCCGCGACATCGGCCTGCATGCGGCCTTCAAATCGGTATTCCCGATCATCAGCTACTCCGGCAACGCTGCCCTGGAGTACGTCGGCTATCGCCTGGGCGAGCCGGCGTTCGACGTCAAGGAGTGCGTCCTGCGTGGCGTGACCTTCGCCGTGCCGCTGCGCGTAAAAGTACGCCTGATCATTTTCGACAAAGAATCGTCGAACAAAGCGATCAAGGACATCAAAGAGCAGGAAGTGTACATGGGCGAAATTCCGCTCATGACCGAGAACGGTACCTTCGTCATCAACGGTACCGAGCGTGTGATCGTGTCCCAGCTGCACCGTTCGCCGGGTGTGTTCTTCGACCACGACCGTGGCAAGACCCACAGCTCGGGCAAGCTGCTGTACTCCGCTCGCATCATTCCTTACCGCGGTTCCTGGCTGGACTTCGAGTTCGACCCGAAGGACGCGGTATTCGTGCGTATCGACCGTCGCCGCAAACTGCCGGCGTCCGTCCTGCTGCGCGCACTGGGCTACAGCACTGAAGAAGTACTGGATGCCTTCTACGACACCAACGTCTTCCATGTTAAGGGCGAAGGCCTGAGCCTGGAGCTGGTACCGCAGCGCCTGCGTGGTGAAGTCGCGGTTCTGGATATCAAGGACGCCAGCGGCAAGGTGATCGTCGAGCAGGGCCGCCGTATCACCGCCCGCCACATCAACCAGCTTGACAAAGCTGGCATCAAGGAGCTGGAAGTTCCGCTCGATTACGTCATTGGCCGTACCACTGCCAAGGCCATCGTGCACCCGGCTACCGGTGAGATCATCGCCGAATGCAACACCGAGCTGACTGCCGACCTGCTGGTCAAGATGGCCAAGGCACAGGTGGTTCGCTTCGAGACTCTGTACACCAACGACATCGACTGTGGTCCGTTCATCAGCGACACCCTGAAGATCGACAGCACCACCAATCAGCTGGAAGCGCTGGTCGAAATCTACCGCATGATGCGTCCTGGTGAGCCGCCAACCAAGGATGCTGCCGAGACCCTGTTCAACAACCTGTTCTTCAGCGCCGAGCGTTACGACCTGTCCGCCGTGGGCCGCATGAAGTTCAACCGTCGTATCGGTCGCACCGAGATCGAAGGTTCGGGCGTGCTGAGCAAGGAAGACATCGTTGCCGTATTGAAGACCCTGGTCGACATCCGTAACGGCAAGGGCATCGTCGACGATATCGACCACCTGGGTAACCGTCGCGTGCGTTGCGTCGGCGAGATGGCCGAGAACCAGTTCCGCGTTGGCCTGGTGCGCGTCGAGCGCGCGGTCAAGGAACGTCTGTCGATGGCCGAAAGCGAAGGCCTGATGCCGCAGGACCTGATCAACGCCAAGCCGGTTGCGGCGGCGGTGAAGGAGTTCTTTGGTTCCAGCCAGCTGTCACAATTTATGGACCAGAACAATCCACTGTCTGAAATTACGCACAAACGTCGTATCTCTGCATTAGGCCCAGGTGGTCTGACTCGTGAGCGCGCGGGCTTCGAAGTACGTGACGTACACCCAACTCACTACGGTCGTGTATGTCCAATCGAAACGCCTGAAGGTCCAAACATCGGTCTGATCAACTCGCTGGCTGCCTACGCCCGCACCAACCAGTACGGCTTCCTGGAAAGCCCGTACCGCGTGGTCAAGGAAGGTCAGGTCACCGACGAGATCGTATTCCTGTCCGCCATCGAAGAAGCCGATCACGTGATCGCTCAGGCGTCCGCGACCCTGAATGACAAAGGTCAGCTGATCGACGAACTGGTCGCCGTACGTCACCTGAACGAATTCACCGTCAAGGCGCCGGAAGACGTCACCCTGATGGACGTGTCGCCGAAGCAGGTCGTTTCCGTCGCCGCCTCGCTGATTCCATTCCTTGAACACGATGACGCCAACCGTGCATTGATGGGTGCGAACATGCAACGTCAGGCTGTACCGACCCTGCGCGCCGACAAGCCGCTGGTCGGTACCGGCATGGAGCGCAACGTCGCCCGTGACTCCGGTGTCTGCGTCGTGGCCCGTCGTGGTGGTGTGATCGACTCGGTCGACGCCAGCCGCATCGTGGTTCGCGTCAACGATGACGAAGTCGAAACTGGCGAAGCTGGTGTCGACATCTACAACCTGACCAAATACACCCGCTCCAACCAGAACACCTGCATCAACCAGCGTCCGCTGGTGAGCAAGGGTGATCAGGTTTCGCGTGGCGACATCATGGCTGACGGCCCGTCCACCGACATGGGTGAACTGGCGCTGGGTCAAAACATGCGCGTGGCATTCATGCCATGGAATGGTTATAACTTCGAAGACTCCATCTGCCTGTCCGAGCGCGTGGTTCAGGAAGACCGCTTCACCACCATCCACATCCAGGAACTGACCTGTGTGGCGCGTGACACCAAGCTCGGCCCAGAGGAAATCTCCTCTGATATCCCGAACGTCGGTGAAGCTGCGCTTTCTAAACTGGATGAATCCGGTATCGTTTATATCGGTGCAGAAGTGAAAGGCGGCGACATTCTGGTTGGTAAAGTAACACCGAAAGGTGAAACTCAGTTAACCCCAGAAGAGAAACTGCTGCGTGCTATCTTCGGTGAAAAAGCGTCAGACGTGAAGGACACCTCCCTGCGTGTGCCGACTGGCACCAAGGGCACCGTCATCGACGTACAGGTCTTCACCCGTGACGGCGTCGAGCGCGACAGCCGCGCGCTGGCTATCGAGAAGCAGCAACTGGACGAGATCCGCAAGGATCTGAACGAAGAGTTCCGCATCGTCGAAGGCGCGACCTTCGAACGTCTGCGTTCCGCTCTGGTTGGTGCCATCGCCGAAGGCGGCGCTGGTCTGAAGAAAGGCACCGCGATTACCGACGAGTTCCTCGACGGCCTCGAGCGTGGTCAGTGGTTCAAGCTGCGCATGGCCGACGACGCCCTGAACGAGCAGCTGGAGAAGGCTCAGGCCTACATCTCCGACCGCCGTCAGATGCTCGACGACAAGTTCGAAGACAAGAAGCGCAAGCTGCAGCAGGGCGATGACCTGGCGCCGGGCGTACTGAAGATCGTCAAGGTCTACCTGGCCATCCGCCGTCGCATCCAGCCGGGTGACAAGATGGCCGGTCGTCACGGTAACAAGGGTGTCGTCTCGGTGATCATGCCGGTCGAAGACATGCCGCACGACGCCAACGGTACTCCGGTCGACATCGTGCTGAACCCGCTGGGCGTACCATCACGTATGAACATCGGTCAGATCCTCGAAACCCACCTGGGCCTCGCGGCCAAGGGCCTGGGCGAGAAGATCAATCGCATGCTCGAAGAGCAGCGCAAGGTCGCTGAACTGCGCAAGTTCCTCGCCGAGATCTACAACGAGATCGGCGGTCGTCAGGAAAACCTCGACGAGTTCTCCGACAACGAGATCCTCGAGCTGGCGAAGAACCTCAAAGGCGGTGTGCCGATGGCGACTGCCGTGTTCGACGGCGCCAAGGAAACCGAGATCAAGGCCATGCTGAAGCTGGCTGATCTGCCGGAGAGCGGCCAGATGCGCCTGTTCGACGGTCGTACCGGTAACCAGTTCGAGCGTCCGACCACCGTCGGCTATATGTACATGCTGAAACTGAACCACTTGGTTGACGATAAGATGCACGCCCGTTCAACAGGTTCTTACAGCTTGGTTACTCAGCAACCGCTGGGTGGTAAAGCGCAGTTCGGTGGTCAGCGTTTCGGGGAGATGGAAGTGTGGGCACTGGAAGCATACGGTGCAGCCTATACTCTTCAAGAAATGCTTACAGTTAAATCGGATGACGTTAACGGCCGTACGAAGATGTATAAAAACATCGTCGATGGCGATCACCGTATGGAGCCGGGCATGCCCGAGTCCTTCAACGTACTGATCAAAGAGATCCGTTCGCTCGGCATCGATATCGATCTGGAAACCGAATAA
- the rplL gene encoding 50S ribosomal protein L7/L12 gives MSLTNEQIIEAIGQKSVMEIVELIKAMEETFGVTAAAAVAAGPAAAAAAVEEQTEFNVVLAEAGDKKVNVIKAVRELTGLGLKEAKEKVDTAPQVIAEGLSKEAAEDAKKKLEEAGAKVELK, from the coding sequence ATGTCTCTGACTAACGAGCAAATCATCGAAGCTATCGGCCAGAAATCCGTTATGGAAATCGTCGAGCTGATCAAAGCGATGGAAGAAACCTTCGGTGTAACCGCTGCCGCTGCTGTTGCCGCTGGCCCGGCTGCTGCCGCTGCTGCTGTTGAAGAGCAGACCGAGTTCAACGTCGTTCTGGCTGAAGCTGGCGACAAGAAAGTGAACGTGATCAAGGCCGTTCGCGAGCTGACCGGTCTGGGCCTGAAAGAAGCCAAGGAGAAGGTCGACACCGCTCCTCAGGTTATCGCTGAAGGTCTGAGCAAAGAAGCTGCTGAAGACGCCAAGAAGAAGCTGGAAGAAGCTGGCGCCAAGGTCGAGCTCAAGTAA
- the rplJ gene encoding 50S ribosomal protein L10 produces MAIKLEDKKAIVAEVNEAAKAGLSAVVADARGVTVGAMTGLRKEAREAGVYVKVVRNTLLKRAVEGTQFDVLNDVFKGPTLIAFSNEHPGAGARLFKEFAKGQDKFEIKAAAFEGKYLAANQIDVLASLPTRDEGIAQLMSVIQGATSKLARTLAAIRDQKEAAAA; encoded by the coding sequence GTGGCAATTAAACTCGAAGACAAGAAGGCCATCGTCGCTGAAGTCAACGAGGCTGCCAAAGCCGGTCTGTCCGCTGTCGTGGCTGATGCCCGTGGCGTGACCGTCGGCGCAATGACCGGACTCCGTAAAGAGGCCCGCGAAGCTGGTGTGTACGTGAAAGTCGTGCGTAACACCCTGCTCAAGCGCGCCGTTGAAGGCACTCAGTTCGACGTGCTCAACGACGTGTTCAAAGGCCCGACCCTGATCGCTTTCTCTAACGAACACCCGGGCGCTGGCGCTCGTCTGTTCAAAGAGTTCGCCAAGGGTCAGGACAAGTTCGAGATCAAGGCAGCTGCGTTCGAGGGCAAGTACCTCGCAGCAAACCAGATCGACGTGCTGGCAAGTCTGCCGACTCGCGACGAGGGCATCGCCCAGCTGATGAGCGTTATTCAAGGCGCCACCAGCAAACTCGCTCGCACCCTGGCAGCCATTCGCGACCAGAAAGAAGCTGCTGCTGCCTAA
- the rplA gene encoding 50S ribosomal protein L1 → MAKLTKRQKAIAEKIEAGKAYSFEEAATLLASLPAAKFVESFDVAVNLGVDPRKSDQVVRGATVLPNGTGKTVRVAVFTQGPGAEAALAAGADKVGMDDLAAEMKAGDLNYDVVIASPDAMRVVGQLGQVLGPRGLMPNPKVGTVTPDVATAVKNAKAGQVRFRTDKNGIIHTSVGKVGFEAAALKQNVEALLADLKRLKPSTSKGIYVKRVTLSTTMGPGLLIDQASLDA, encoded by the coding sequence ATGGCTAAGTTGACCAAGCGCCAAAAGGCCATCGCCGAGAAAATCGAAGCAGGCAAGGCCTACAGTTTCGAAGAAGCGGCAACTCTGCTGGCTTCGCTGCCTGCTGCCAAATTCGTAGAGTCCTTCGACGTCGCGGTGAACCTGGGTGTAGACCCGCGTAAATCCGACCAGGTCGTACGTGGTGCCACCGTTCTGCCGAACGGCACTGGCAAGACCGTACGCGTTGCCGTGTTCACCCAAGGTCCGGGCGCTGAAGCTGCCCTGGCTGCCGGTGCCGACAAAGTCGGTATGGACGATCTGGCTGCCGAAATGAAGGCCGGCGATCTGAACTACGACGTGGTCATCGCTTCTCCGGACGCCATGCGCGTTGTTGGCCAGCTGGGCCAGGTACTGGGCCCGCGCGGCCTGATGCCGAACCCGAAAGTCGGCACCGTGACTCCGGACGTCGCTACCGCTGTCAAGAACGCCAAGGCCGGTCAGGTGCGTTTCCGTACCGACAAGAACGGCATCATCCACACCTCCGTTGGCAAGGTCGGCTTCGAAGCCGCTGCGCTGAAGCAGAACGTGGAAGCCCTGCTGGCTGACCTGAAGCGTCTGAAGCCGTCGACTTCGAAAGGTATCTACGTCAAGCGTGTGACCCTGAGCACTACCATGGGTCCGGGTCTGCTCATTGATCAGGCTTCGCTCGACGCGTAA
- the rplK gene encoding 50S ribosomal protein L11, with the protein MAKKIQAYIKLQVKAGQANPSPPVGPALGQHGVNIMEFCKAFNAKTQGVEPGLPTPVIITVYSDRSFTFETKSTPAAVLLKKAAGLASGSARPNTVKVGTVTRAQLEEIAKTKQADLTAADLDAAVRTIAGSARSMGLNVEGV; encoded by the coding sequence ATGGCTAAGAAGATTCAGGCTTATATCAAGCTGCAGGTTAAAGCCGGTCAGGCAAACCCGTCGCCACCCGTTGGTCCTGCTCTGGGTCAACACGGTGTAAACATCATGGAATTCTGCAAGGCGTTCAACGCCAAGACTCAAGGCGTCGAGCCGGGTCTGCCGACTCCTGTGATCATCACTGTATACAGTGACCGCAGCTTCACCTTTGAAACCAAGAGCACCCCGGCCGCTGTGCTGCTGAAGAAGGCTGCTGGCCTGGCCAGCGGTTCCGCGCGTCCGAACACCGTCAAAGTAGGCACCGTTACCCGTGCTCAGTTGGAAGAGATCGCCAAGACCAAGCAGGCCGATCTGACTGCCGCTGACCTGGATGCGGCCGTGCGCACCATCGCCGGCTCCGCTCGTAGCATGGGCCTCAACGTGGAGGGTGTGTAA